The following coding sequences lie in one Silene latifolia isolate original U9 population chromosome 5, ASM4854445v1, whole genome shotgun sequence genomic window:
- the LOC141657512 gene encoding uncharacterized protein LOC141657512 — protein MASSSSSLERTLSDLQTARLVVHKLGETVGSFQVHSYSIFTLVDQWRSCQASFAEVHKSLESKVKELECKERDIGVVANKLHRFRDEIELKRKRLEDGERLLSEKIKEVELRQNEVKKWMAVIEAQKRAISERFKVVEAKEAELSEGLERVKKVEEEEIWVRKAELEVNECRTVVDLEKSRLAEVAKDLESREERIDERCKKVELRQNVVDEHCKAVDLREKGLDERCKELELREREIKEREDDLGLVLMKIKQREEALEVEETRLDEKKRVMEAKEMRFMKDRQALELREHELDEVYSLLEQREIEFDETLKGVESKEKELILREEKMKVKHEDLNSKEKDIIEHLNGLNVKERDLKDGCRALEDKAKEINARFASLVAREEEVDKRNLDVEMKEKQVNAQCIVLEAREGILKEHWEMLELKGKDVDERGKAMESKEGEVEELRRGLEFKVGEVKKLRHELELKEGDVEELRRGLESKEMQMNADLQGLGLERKQIDEHCKELEVKEKEISDHYKEMEIKEKQMNRRKKALELREKQLENLSKELELKEKELKEPPQGLELKDNQFKVLSQEVGSKDKQLNDLPQAQASKEKQDNELSEMQERKEKHIIETSKALESKDKRTNGIFEGINLEKKQSDGHFAGDHDKASEFKDKEINIPVEPMVSSRSQLHGTQDLCVKREKGCSDKLQLKGKQMADGILNLKSNQTSNPRDIPVLKDGQKDNILHKSKEAQNAELHEVQSQENQVNDIAEKSEVGQKRNCESNSVVNSNGNESDTSTFSAMDGKTLLSYLNERISRHGFMKEEVVEILKATSNPAKLVLDAVDSFFAPSLNKDGVAFEANVARSSCLLLLEHLMDMNLRISPAIKKEATKVALKWKLKMKTQGESEVAVVAFLLLYIIYNLDTLFKEDELKRICAMVNQHRLAPRFRQRLGLYKGPNESSGFQDANKESLQSTNLQVSNAIDSGSAKISASIHSLCRSMDGHSVRSYLIEHVKEYKVLRDKILDALRHATDPAKLVLDVCRISTTDPDNNCSDVNNTACIFLLEQLLKLSPSIANEMTQEAKKFAEFLKARLKESSIPIDHHKFLQFIASYKLKNYYPPDELLSYLEVLYHGIEVYQPDETVYLCFVLGIAKKIPGVIKSFIDQQKLLLAVKYICVFKLEHMFPPVPLLEAHLEIIKETVDRRRKEGTIEAKIDAENMELMALKSVITCIYNFKLELKLAPERFVARIKELEKENERRLGAKYEGKRSANPGPSAETQLGKRPRVGEVQHGVAPVYFPQYPPGPPPRLHPFDTPEFVRQVFNRSNPHFNSPNAGPGRHGVLYPEPPYFLFARQYPVAAPTPSPGGNYQAWTTSNHWRC, from the exons AtggcttcttcttcttcgtcaCTGGAGCGGACATTGTCAGACTTGCAGACGGCGAGGCTCGTCGTCCACAAGCTCGGAGAAACGGTCGGCAGTTTTCAGGTACACTCGTACTCTATTTTCACTCTTGTCGATCAGTGGCGGAGTTGTCAGGCGTCTTTCGCCGAAGTTCACAAGTCCCTTGAAAGTAAAGTTAAGGAATTGGAGTGTAAGGAGAGAGATATTGGTGTCGTTGCCAATAAGTTGCATCGTTTTCGGGATGAGATTGAATTGAAGAGGAAAAGATTGGAGGATGGGGAAAGGTTGTTGAGTGAAAAGATTAAAGAAGTGGAATTGAGACAGAATGAGGTGAAGAAGTGGATGGCGGTGATTGAGGCGCAGAAGAGAGCGATTAGTGAGCGGTTCAAGGTTGTTGAGGCGAAGGAGGCAGAGTTGTCAGAGGGTTTAGAGCGAGTTAAGAAGGTCGAAGAGGAAGAGATTTGGGTTAGAAAGGCTGAATTAGAGGTCAATGAGTGTCGTACTGTGGTTGACTTGGAGAAAAGTAGGCTTGCTGAGGTTGCTAAAGATTTGGAGAGTAGGGAGGAGCGAATTGATGAGCGTTGTAAGAAGGTTGAATTGAGACAGAATGTGGTGGATGAGCATTGTAAGGCGGTTGACTTGAGAGAAAAGGGGCTTGATGAGCGGTGTAAGGAGTTGGAGTTGAGGGAGAGGGAGATAAAAGAGCGTGAAGACGATTTGGGTTTAGTGCTGATGAAAATCAAACAGCGTGAAGAAGCGTTGGAGGTTGAGGAGACGCGATTGGACGAGAAAAAACGAGTTATGGAGGCTAAGGAAATGCGATTTATGAAGGATCGACAAGCATTAGAGTTAAGAGAACATGAATTGGATGAGGTTTATAGTTTGCTAGAGCAACGGGAAATAGAGTTTGATGAGACCTTGAAGGGAGTGGAATCTAAAGAGAAAGAGTTGATATTAAGAGAGGAGAAAATGAAGGTGAAACATGAGGATCTAAATTCGAAAGAGAAGGATATTATTGAGCATTTGAATGGGTTAAATGTAAAAGAGCGTGATCTGAAGGATGGTTGTAGAGCGCTCGAAGACAAAGCTAAGGAAATCAATGCTCGATTTGCAAGCCTTGTGGCTAGGGAGGAAGAAGTAGATAAGCGAAACCTTGATGTGGAAATGAAAGAGAAACAAGTGAATGCACAATGTATAGTGCTAGAGGCGAGGGAGGGGATATTGAAGGAGCATTGGGAAATGTTAGAGTTGAAAGGGAAGGATGTTGATGAGCGCGGTAAAGCCATGGAGTCGAAAGAAGGGGAAGTCGAAGAATTACGGCGAGGGCTAGAGTTCAAAGTTGGAGAAGTTAAAAAATTACGTCACGAACTAGAGTTGAAAGAGGGAGATGTCGAAGAATTACGCCGAGGACTAGAGTCGAAGGAGATGCAAATGAATGCGGATCTCCAAGGTTTGGGTCTGGAGCGAAAACAAATAGATGAGCATTGCAAAGAGCTGGAAGTAAAGGAAAAGGAAATTAGTGATCATTACAAGGAAATGgagataaaagaaaaacaaatgaaTAGGCGTAAGAAAGCTTTGGAGTTGAGAGAGAAGCAATTGGAAAACTTAAGTAAAGAACTAGAATTGAAAGAAAAAGAATTAAAAGAACCTCCCCAAGGGCTAGAATTGAAGGATAACCAATTCAAGGTGCTTTCTCAAGAAGTAGGATCGAAGGATAAGCAATTGAATGATCTTCCTCAAGCACAAGCTTCAAAAGAGAAGCAGGATAATGAGCTTTCCGAAATGCAAGAACGTAAAGAGAAGCATATTATCGAGACTTCTAAAGCTCTCGAATCCAAAGATAAGCGAACTAATGGAATTTTTGAAGGAATAAATTTGGAAAAGAAGCAAAGCGATGGACATTTTGCAGGTGATCATGATAAAGCGTCTGAGTTCAAAGACAAGGAGATAAATATTCCTGTCGAACCAATGGTATCCAGTAGAAGTCAGCTTCATGGGACGCAAGATCTTTGTGTCAAGCGGGAAAAAGGGTGTTCAGATAAGCTGCAGTTGAAAGGGAAGCAAATGGCAGATGGGATACTGAATTTGAAATCCAACCAAACCAGTAATCCACGGGATATCCCTGTGCTGAAGGACGGCCAGAAAGATAATATACTACACAAATCAAAAGAGGCGCAAAATGCTGAGCTTCACGAAGTGCAGTCACAGGAGAACCAAGTTAATGACATTGCTGAAAAGTCTGAAGTGGGACAGAAGCGCAACTGTGAGAGCAATTCGGTAGTCAACAGTAATGGGAATGAAAGTGACACTTCTACCTTTAGTGCAATGGATGGAAAAACCTTGCTGTCGTATCTAAATGAGAGAATTAGCAGACATGGATTTATGAAGGAAGAAGTTGTTGAAATTCTCAAGGCAACGTCTAACCCTGCCAAGCTGGTACTAGATGCCGTTGACAGTTTCTTCGCACCGTCTCTGAACAAAGATGGTGTAGCATTCGAAGCAAATGTAGCTAGGAGTAGTTGTTTGTTGCTGTTGGAGCATTTGATGGACATGAATCTCAGAATCAGCCCAGCCATAAAGAAAGAGGCAACAAAGGTGGCACTTAAGTGGAAATTGAAAATGAAGACGCAGGGAGAAAGCGAAGTAGCTGTAGTGGCCTTTTTGCTGCTTTATATCATATATAACTTGGATACTTTGTTTAAGGAAGATGAGCTTAAGAGAATCTGTGCGATGGTTAATCAGCACAGGCTAGCACCTCGCTTTCGTCAAAGACTAGGCTTGTATAAGGGACCCAATG AGAGCAGCGGTTTCCAAGATGCAAATAAGGAGTCACTTCAGTCAACAAACCTACAAGTATCCAATGCAATAGATTCAGGTTCTGCAAAGATTTCTGCTAGTATCCATTCATTATGCAGAAGTATGGATGGGCACAGTGTGAGATCATATCTTATAGAGCATGTCAAGGAGTACAAAGTATTACGTGACAAGATTTTGGATGCTCTGAGACATGCAACTGACCCAGCAAAACTTGTCCTTGATGTCTGTCGAATTTCTACGACAGATCCTGACAATAATTGCTCTGATGTCAACAACACTGCTTGCATCTTTCTATTGGAACAGTTGTTGAAATTGTCTCCATCAATCGCGAATGAGATGACACAGGAGGCAAAAAAATTTGCTGAATTTTTGAAAGCTAGATTGAAGGAGAGCAGCATTCCCATAGATCATCATAAATTTTTACAATTTATAGCGTCATACAAGTTGAAAAATTATTACCCACCAGATGAGCTTCTTTCATACCTTGAGGTTTTGTACCATGGGATTGAAGTTTACCAACCAGATGAAACTGTATATTTATGCTTTGTTTTGGGAATCGCAAAGAAAATTCCAG GTGTTATCAAGTCTTTTATCGATCAACAAAAACTGCTTTTAGCAGTCAAGTACATATGTGTGTTTAAACTGGAACATATGTTCCCACCAGTGCCTTTACTGGAAGCCCACTTGGAGATTATAAAGGAAACAGTGGATCGAAGGCGCAAGGAGGGAACCATTGAAGCTAAG ATTGACGCTGAGAATATGGAATTAATGGCGCTGAAAAGTGTTATTACATGCATTTATAACTTCAAGCTCGAGTTAAAACTTGCACCAGAACGTTTTGTAGCGCGCATCAAAGAGTTGGAAAAGGAGAATGAAAGGAGGTTGGGTGCAAAGTATGAAGGGAAACGAAGTGCAAATCCGGGGCCTTCTGCAGAAACACAGCTCGGGAAGCGTCCTCGAGTAGGGGAGGTCCAGCATGGAGTTGCTCCTGTTTACTTTCCACAATATCCTCCTGGCCCTCCACCTAGGTTACATCCTTTTGATACCCCAGAGTTTGTCAGGCAAGTGTTCAACAGGTCGAACCCACATTTCAACTCACCTAATGCTGGGCCTGGTCGCCATGGAGTCTTGTATCCTGAACCTCCTTATTTTTTATTTGCTAGACAGTATCCTGTTGCTGCTCCAACACCCAGTCCCGGAG GGAATTATCAAGCTTGGACAACTTCAAATCATTGGAGATGTTAG
- the LOC141655517 gene encoding FRIGIDA-like protein 5 — translation MVLERLKTMQRKSMLVLQALWQGRKKSILKFKRYEHNVLHDKIFAALKSLRDPAKLVLDMSKSFFETGLDEVENDAIRKRCVYLLEQLIKISPSITPDVEHEAREFAGFWKQKLNWAKFSKTHFGYLQFLAAYQLAMSCKGKDLLSLFKASYFAATLYPPEKIVDLCCALGLQDKIPGRKISLRLDLGYRNMKGDLKL, via the exons ATGGTTTTAGAGCGCTTGAAGACAATGCAAAGGAAATCAATGCTCGTTTTACAAGCCTTGTGGCAAGGGAGGAAGAAGTCGATTCTGAAGTTCAAACGTTAT GAGCATAACGTATTGCATGACAAGATCTTTGCTGCTCTTAAGTCTCTGCGTGATCCTGCAAAGCTAGTTCTCGATATGTCTAAGAGTTTCTTTGAAACGGGTTTAGATGAAGTTGAGAATGATGCTATTAGAAAAAGATGCGTATATTTACTGGAACAACTTATAAAAATCTCACCATCTATTACCCCTGATGTGGAACATGAAGCAAGAGAATTTGCTGGTTTTTGGAAACAAAAATTGAATTGGGCAAAATTTTCTAAAACCCATTTTGGGTATTTGCAGTTTCTAGCAGCGTACCAGTTAGCCATGTCTTGCAAAGGAAAAGATCTTTTATCACTCTTTAAGGCTTCCTACTTTGCAGCTACGTTGTATCCCCCTGAAAAGATTGTTGATTTGTGTTGTGCTTTGGGACTTCAAGATAAAATTCCAG GGAGAAAAATCAGCCTACGTTTGGACCTTGGTTATCGTAATATGAAGGGAGACTTGAAACTTTAA